Proteins encoded in a region of the Clostridium butyricum genome:
- a CDS encoding HAMP domain-containing methyl-accepting chemotaxis protein, translating to MMLNKSKFKLGFNLKKSIKNLGELTKRLQRFNKTEGNSKSKIKFYGKIKDYNLKKKLTLGFGSIMIVNIVFMIFLLVSMGVMSQKINRLYNGPFVTNNSVWDTRISLLNIDRYMYRSMLESDQNRIGKFIKLADEEENVLQEKVTKLKNSDNVDGQLLNDFQINLDEALKDRKKISDSLLSGDKYAARIIMDSGYKSKIENCEEFISDIYNLSHKDAEKFIKVSNISRNIAIVVALCGVIFIMFICFKITKYITSKILEGISHVTDVSNNLANGVLKTSEDYDSNDEMGMMSRNLNGTISILDSYIGDISNVLKELSEGNLNTKVKIKYSGDFLEIENSLKNIITSLSSVFLSINNASCIVSRGAKEISVTGELLSEGSDHQAKSIEEVVESIIDISDKIKDNTKNSIEVDKLFDNTTKMINDENDRMNLLLQSMDKINKSSEKINEIIDTIKSIADDTNLLALNAAIEAARAGEYGRGFSVVADEVSKLAKQSQDAVKSTTRIINDSINSIIEGTGIVKEISEDLNVISEDVNNVSNLVKKITMSSEEQLFHINSITGKIDDISCVIESNLEIVEKTKLSANELARESGILDEEIRRFNFSMEM from the coding sequence ATGATGTTGAATAAAAGTAAATTTAAGCTTGGATTTAACTTGAAAAAATCTATAAAAAACTTAGGGGAACTCACGAAAAGATTACAAAGATTTAATAAAACTGAGGGAAATTCAAAATCAAAAATCAAGTTCTATGGAAAGATTAAAGATTATAACTTAAAAAAGAAATTAACTTTAGGTTTTGGAAGCATTATGATTGTAAACATCGTGTTTATGATTTTTCTTTTAGTGAGCATGGGAGTTATGTCACAAAAGATAAATAGGCTTTATAATGGTCCTTTTGTAACTAATAATAGTGTTTGGGATACACGTATATCATTATTAAATATAGATAGATACATGTATCGTTCCATGCTTGAAAGTGATCAGAATAGAATAGGAAAATTTATAAAACTTGCTGATGAGGAGGAAAATGTTCTTCAAGAAAAAGTAACTAAATTAAAGAATTCAGATAATGTTGATGGACAATTATTAAATGATTTTCAAATAAACTTAGATGAAGCTCTTAAGGATAGGAAAAAAATAAGTGATTCTTTATTGAGTGGTGATAAGTATGCAGCAAGAATAATTATGGACAGTGGATATAAATCTAAAATAGAAAATTGTGAAGAATTTATTTCTGATATATACAATCTATCACATAAAGATGCAGAGAAGTTTATAAAAGTATCAAACATAAGCAGAAATATTGCAATTGTAGTTGCTTTATGTGGAGTTATATTCATAATGTTTATATGTTTTAAAATAACAAAGTATATTACATCTAAAATTTTAGAAGGAATAAGTCATGTTACAGATGTTTCTAATAATCTTGCAAATGGTGTTTTAAAAACAAGTGAAGACTATGATTCAAATGATGAAATGGGAATGATGAGTAGAAATTTAAATGGGACAATATCTATATTAGATAGTTATATAGGGGATATATCAAATGTATTAAAAGAATTATCAGAAGGTAATTTAAATACTAAGGTAAAAATAAAATATAGTGGTGATTTTTTAGAAATTGAAAATTCTCTTAAGAATATAATAACTTCACTTAGCTCTGTCTTCTTAAGTATCAATAATGCATCATGTATAGTATCTAGAGGTGCGAAAGAAATATCTGTGACAGGAGAACTTTTATCAGAAGGATCAGATCATCAGGCTAAGTCCATAGAAGAAGTTGTTGAAAGTATTATAGATATATCTGATAAGATAAAGGACAATACAAAAAATTCAATTGAGGTAGATAAGTTATTTGATAATACAACTAAAATGATAAATGATGAAAATGATAGAATGAATCTTCTACTGCAATCAATGGATAAAATAAATAAGTCATCAGAAAAAATAAATGAAATAATCGATACAATAAAAAGTATAGCAGATGATACAAATTTATTGGCATTAAATGCAGCAATTGAAGCAGCACGTGCTGGAGAATATGGAAGAGGTTTTTCAGTTGTTGCAGACGAAGTCTCAAAGCTTGCAAAACAATCTCAAGATGCTGTGAAGAGTACTACAAGGATAATTAATGATTCAATAAATTCAATAATAGAAGGAACTGGAATTGTAAAAGAGATATCAGAAGATTTAAATGTTATTTCAGAAGATGTAAATAATGTCTCTAATCTTGTAAAAAAAATTACTATGTCATCTGAAGAACAGCTATTTCATATAAATTCAATAACAGGAAAAATTGATGATATATCATGTGTTATCGAATCTAATCTTGAAATTGTTGAAAAGACAAAATTATCGGCAAATGAACTTGCAAGGGAATCAGGAATTCTTGATGAGGAAATAAGAAGATTTAATTTTAGTATGGAAATGTAA